A window of the Arenibacter algicola genome harbors these coding sequences:
- the trpB gene encoding tryptophan synthase subunit beta: protein MMTDNYFKTYPDENGFFKEYGGSFIPPVLEEEMKKITDAYYSISKSHNFISELRSIRKHYQGRPTPVYYCNRLSEKYGGRIYLKREDLNHTGAHKLNHCMGEALLAKHLGKKKLIAETGAGQHGVALATAAAYFGLECEIHMGEVDIAKEHPNVVRMKILGAKVVPVSHGLRTLKEAVDSAFEAYLKDPISTIYCIGSVVGPHPFPMMVRDFQRVVGIEAKEQFLEMTGELPDKVVACVGGGSNAMGIFSSFLDEPECTLYGVEPGGRSMDYGEHAATMTLGSPGIIHGFKCYMLKDDKGEPGAVHSVASGLDYPGVGPEHSMLKDLKKVTYDVVSDQETVDAFYELSRLEGIIPALESAHAVAYAIKLAQQNPRSSILVNLSGRGDKDLDYVVDTYGLPEDAK from the coding sequence AAGAGGAAATGAAAAAAATTACGGACGCTTATTATTCCATAAGCAAATCGCACAATTTTATTTCTGAGCTCCGAAGTATTCGCAAACACTATCAAGGCAGGCCAACGCCCGTTTATTACTGCAACAGGCTCTCCGAAAAATACGGAGGGAGAATATATCTTAAACGTGAGGACCTGAACCATACCGGGGCACATAAACTCAACCATTGTATGGGTGAGGCGCTTTTGGCAAAACATTTGGGTAAAAAGAAGCTAATTGCAGAGACAGGGGCAGGACAACACGGAGTTGCCTTGGCAACTGCAGCCGCCTATTTTGGATTGGAATGCGAGATACATATGGGAGAAGTCGATATTGCCAAAGAACATCCCAATGTAGTTCGGATGAAAATCCTTGGGGCAAAAGTAGTACCTGTTTCCCATGGCTTAAGAACTTTGAAAGAAGCCGTGGATTCTGCCTTTGAGGCATATTTAAAGGACCCTATAAGTACCATATATTGCATAGGCTCTGTGGTTGGACCACATCCCTTCCCCATGATGGTACGGGATTTTCAGCGGGTAGTAGGTATAGAGGCCAAAGAACAGTTTTTAGAAATGACGGGAGAATTACCTGATAAAGTAGTAGCCTGTGTTGGCGGGGGAAGTAATGCCATGGGGATATTCTCCTCCTTTTTGGATGAACCGGAATGTACCTTATACGGAGTAGAACCGGGTGGCCGCTCTATGGATTATGGCGAACATGCCGCTACAATGACCCTGGGCAGCCCAGGAATCATCCACGGATTTAAATGTTATATGCTGAAGGACGATAAAGGGGAACCGGGAGCAGTGCATTCCGTTGCCAGTGGTCTGGATTATCCAGGAGTTGGCCCTGAACACAGTATGCTAAAAGACCTTAAAAAAGTAACCTATGACGTTGTTTCCGACCAGGAAACCGTGGATGCCTTTTATGAATTGAGTCGCTTGGAAGGTATTATCCCTGCACTGGAAAGTGCCCATGCTGTGGCATATGCCATAAAATTGGCACAACAAAATCCACGATCCTCCATTTTAGTCAATTTAAGTGGTAGGGGCGATAAGGACCTGGATTATGTGGTAGATACATACGGGCTACCTGAAGATGCAAAATAA
- a CDS encoding YegP family protein, whose translation MLKIKKESDTSYTFSLQSESGQTLLNSIPFNSREEIDKTIANLKVLIGQSSVFERKTDYNGKFLFTLKNSEGKILGKSMLYSSEAGMENGIKNLKTSISLLPDTIGL comes from the coding sequence ATGCTAAAAATAAAAAAGGAATCGGACACATCATACACCTTTAGTCTGCAGTCGGAAAGTGGACAGACACTTCTAAACAGTATCCCCTTTAATTCCAGGGAAGAGATTGACAAGACTATTGCCAATCTTAAGGTCTTGATTGGGCAATCTTCGGTTTTTGAACGCAAGACCGACTATAATGGCAAATTTCTTTTTACTCTTAAGAATAGTGAAGGTAAAATTTTGGGCAAATCCATGCTTTATAGTTCCGAAGCCGGAATGGAAAATGGCATAAAAAATCTTAAAACAAGCATTTCCTTATTGCCAGATACCATTGGCCTATAA